The DNA segment GGGTTCTCAAGGTGATGCAGGGCAATTCAGAACACCAAGACACATCATTGATTTTTTAGTCGCTATTATTGACCCTGATAAAACTGACACGATTCTTGACCCGGCTTGTGGAACAGCAGGATTTTTGATTTCCGCCTACAAACATATTCTGCTCAAATACTCAAAAGACAATAGGCAGGGATTGAATATTTACGAGTACAACAAACTCCAAAATAAGCCCTTCAATAATCTGGGTGATCAATTAACGCCCGACGATAGAAAAAAACTGATCCAAAATTTTGTGGGCTATGATATTTCGCCTGATATGGTGCGATTAAGTTTGGTGAATTTGTATTTGCACGGGTTCAACACACCCAAAATTCACGAATACGACACGCTCAGCAGCGAAGAACGTTGGCGGGAAAGTTTCGATGTGGTGTTGGCAAACCCGCCTTTTATGAGTCCTAAAGGTGGGATAAGGCCACACAAGAAGTTCACCATCAGTAGCAACAGAAGTGAAGTGCTGTTCGTAGATTACATAGCTGAACACTTAAACCCCAGGGGTAAGGCGGGTATCATTGTTCCCGAAGGCATCATTTTCCAGAGTGGAACCGCTTACAAAGACCTTCGTAAAATGCTGGTGGAAAACCATTTGTATGCGGTAGTGAGTCTGCCCGCAGGTGTTTTTAATCCTTATAGTGGGGTAAAAACTTCCATTTTACTGATGGATAAAGAAGTGGCTAAAAAGCGGGAGGAAATCTTGTTTATCAAAATTGACAATGATGGTTATAATTTGGGGGCACAACGAACAGCCGTGAAAGGGGGGCAGTTAGAAGAAGCGATAAAAGTTACCCAAAAATTTTTCGAAACGGGAGAATTTGAAGAAACGTCCATTGCTCACCTTGTTCCGAAAGCGGAAATAGCGAAGAATAGGGATTTTAATTTGAGTGGGGAAAGGTATAAAACAATCCAAGATTTATCAGGAACTGCCTTTGATATTGTTAAAATCGGTGATGTTTTTAAAACATCATCAGGTGGAACACCTTTAAAAGACAAAGAAGAGTATTACAAAAATGGAAATATTCCTTGGCTAAGAAGTGGTGAGGTTGCTCAAGGGTTTATAACTTCTTCAGAGCTATATATTACTGAAGAAGGATTGAAAAACTCATCTGCTAAAATATTCCCTATTAATACTGTCTTAGTCGCCATGTATGGAGCTACCGCAGGTCAAGTTGGTATTTTAAAATTTGAGGCTAGCACTAACCAAGCAGTATGCGGAATACTCCCCAATGACAAAGCTATACCAGAATATCTTTACTTGATATTGAAGTCTCAGAAAGACTATTTGATTTCCCTAAGCGGTGGTGGAGCTCAACCAAATATTTCGCAAACTATTATTCGTGACCTTCAAATTCCCCTTCCTCCCTTATCCATTCAGGAAGAAATAGTTGCTGAAATTGAAGACTACCAAAAAATCATTGATGGCGCCAAAGCCGTAGTAGCTAACTACAAACCCAAAATTGATATTGACCCCAATTGGGGATTAAAAAAGATGGGAGACATTTCTGAATTCAAAAATGGATTAAACTTCACAAAATCATCATCAGGTGAATTAATTAAAGTATTTGGGGTAGGTAACTTTAAAAATCATCTCATTGCACCACTCGAAGACTTAGAAGTAGTTCAGATTAATGAAAATCTAAATGATAATTATTTACTTCAAAAGGGTGATATCTTATTTGTCAGGTCAAATGGAAACAAAGATTTAGTTGGCAGAAGTGTTGTAATTCCAGAGGTAAATGAAAGAATATCATTTTCAGGGTTTACGATAAGGTGTAGGCTCCAATTTGATATCGAGCCATTATTTATCGGCTATCTATTAAAGTCTGATTTCCATAGTAAACTTATGAAAACAGTAGGACAAGGAGCCAATATTAGAAACCTATCACAAGGAATACTTAATGATATCGAAGTTCCTATTCCGCCTAGAGAAATTCAAATAGAAATAGCGAATAGGCTTAATAAGGAGCAAGATTTAGTAAATGCCAATAAACAACTTATCGAAATATTTGAGCAGAAGATAAAGGATAAGATTGCGAAAGTTTGGGGAGAAACATTATGATAGAATTACAAAACATAATAGAACAACATCCACGAGTTGCCTTTTTGATTGGCAACGGTCCAAACTTGGCTGCCAATATTATGCCTTCTTGGAAAGACCTTTTAACTTCTGCTGCTGACCGACCAATTGCTTTTCAAGTAGATGGTTTAACTAATACTGAGGTTTATGATTTGGTGGAACTGCATTCAGAAAACGGTCATGACGTTAAAGAACGGGTAAAAATCAAACTGGAACTATTGCCAACTTTCAATCTTGATATTCATCGCAGACTAATGGAGCTTGCGAGAATGCACAATTCCCCTGTTCTAACTACAAATTTTGATGAATCATTTGAGAAATCAATTAATGCACAATTGTTTCACATAGATTCAAAAGGTTTTACACGATTTTACCCCTGGAAAACTTACTACGGACATCAACAATTGACTTTGCCAACCGATGGTTTCGGGATATGGAAAATACACGGTGACGTTCGCTATAAAGACAGCATTCGTTTAGGCCTCACTGATTATATGGGTAGTGCTGAAAGGGCAAGAAAACTTATCCATAATGGTGACGACCGTCTTTTTAACGGTAAGAGACAAGAATATTGGCAAGGTCATCAAACTTGGTTGCATGTCTGGTTTAATTTACCTATTGTCATTTTTGGCTTAGGCTATGGCATAGACGAAGTATTTCTAAGATGGTTATTAATTGAGAGAAGAAAGTATTTGAATATTTACAACGGGCCAATGGAAGTTTACTACATCTCAAAGGGAACTCCTGCCCCTGCCATAAATAATCTCATGAAAAACTTGGGAGTAGAAACAAGATTAATCAATGACTATTCAGAGTTATACGGCTAATGGAATCATTTGAACAATATCATCACTACAGCCAAAATCTTTTGCTTGCTCAACATGAAGTGTCCGAGATTATTAAACACACCCTAACCAGAGGAGAAGTAAGAGAAGATTTTATCATTCAGTATCTCACAAAGTCAATTCAAAACTGTCAAGCATTTTTGAAAAGAGGGTTCATTAACCTTGATAAAGTTGACCAAAGCGGACAAGCGGACATACTATTGGTAAAAGAGTTTGCAGAAATTATTGATTTAGGTAATAGAGGCAATGTAATTGTAAACCCAGAAGACTGTTTAATGATTGTTGAAGTTAAAAGCACTTTGACAGGGACATACCTAAACGAGCTGAACGTTGAAGCTCAAAGAATAAAAACAGCGAATCCCAACATTATTTGCGGAATGTTTGCCTACAAATCCGAAATAGAAAAGAAAACAATAATGAAGCGTTGCGGGTATGATTTTGATTTGGACACCAAAACCTATTTTGATTCAGTAAAAGAACCATCGCCAATTTTCTATCCATACATTGACTTTATTCTGCTGCTTGACAAAGTTGAAGAGGAGGAAATAGAAGAAGGCTTAGAAATGCAAGGACGAAACCAACTATTCATGAGAAAAGGACTTGAATTGGATGCAAGGTATTTCAAAGGGACACACGACCCTGTAATCAGAAACCTTGTTGGACTAGTAAGGAGTTTATTAATAAGATAAAAAACATAATCCTTCACAGACACATAAATTGCCAATCCGAACAAGCCAATACTTAAATTAATGCTTGGTACCATTTACAATTGGAAGGCTAAATATGGCGTTATGGCGGCCAGTGAGGTTAAACGCATTGTTGCCAACCTTACACTTGAGATTGATTCAGTCAAACATGTACTTGAAAAAACTACGGCGACCTGCCGACAAACGGTAAGCTGTGAGTATTGAAAAGTATTTCTAAAAGATTTAGCCTGACAGAATTTGCAATTATAGAATAACGTTGGACAAGGTATTCTCTTTCTTTAAATAAGTGTCAAAGCTCTTCGTCAACCCGCTAGCAAATTGCTGCCAAAAACAAAAAAGGCCGCTGACGCGACCTTCTAAGTTGTTGATTTTTAAGCTCATCCTTCAGGGTTTGAACCTGAGACCCTCTGATTAATAGTTCCATTAATAAGCGTGATGTAGGAGGGTGGTATATTGGAGAGGAAAAAGGTGAAATGATTTTCAAAATTTTTTTTCCAGAAAATAACCCCTAATCACCATATTTACTTCCTTCAGACAAGTTTGATATTGGTAATCAATCGTTCCCACATTCTGTATCGGGAAGTAAAGCTTGTTAATAAAAGAAAATATTAACCAGTTCCATTTAATGAATCAGGCCGCATGAGCGGCCTGACTTTTATCTTTTACCTTCCATTCGCCCTCAACACCACAATATCTTTTCTCAAATCATCATCGTAGGTTTTCTTGATGATATAGTGCCATTGCTTCTCCGATACATCCACGAAAAAGATCTCTCCCTTCTTATGGGCGGCTACTGCATCCTGGAACTCTTTGGGAAACATCAGTTCTCCAAAAAACCAGTCTGTATCCCCACGGGTGGTATTACCATCCATCGTATACTCATCAGAGAGTTTCTCAAACGGGGCCCCCGAATTGGCCTTTTGTACAATAAGCTTTTTCAGGCTGTCAACCTGGGAACTGGATAATGATCCTCCGTCCAGGAAAATATACTGGGCCCGGTATTTAACGGATTCTTCAGACTCTATTACCTTATAAGTAACATAACCTACAGAAAAAACATCCCCCTTTTTTTGTCGCAATAACCGCTTGTCTATAAGGGCTGAATCTTTCCCGGCAGAGAGGCGAAGTATGGCCGGCTTCAATTCCGGATGGGCATCAACATACTTCTGTGCCTGATCAAGCGTATTAATCTTTTTGAACTCGTCAATAACGGATGGCTGTGCAAAAACCGGTGCTGAAAAGAGCATCAATAAACCCCAAAGGCTATTTTTCATATTTATTATTTTTAATCTGTTCTCTTGAATAACTTTATCCTTAGCTGGTTAATTCAATGATAACCATGCTTTTTGAAGATACTATTTTTTCATAATATTGTCATTGGTCAGGCTACCGGATATTGTGAAATAAAATGTTAAATAATTGCATAACTATCAAATAGTTAATTAAGACCTATAAGACACGGATTTTATCGGTTGCGTTGTATGGAGGAGTACTAAAATATAGGCTCTCCTGGCAATTTACGGCTTTTGCCCTAGCAACGTTGGCCCATCCCGGCAAAATATCCCTGATCGGTCGAACCGCCACGGGTACGCCCGTAACAGCTAAACACACCTCATCGTTACTTTGTTAATAATATTTCCTGCAGCGGCTTTTTATATTTCTTAGGGATGTACTATCAGGTGCTATAACTGTTATCAGCAATTTAGGTTGAAGCATATAGGGTGAACTACAACGTAATAGATATACTAATTTAACATTCAGGAAACACTGGGCTGTTACTTTTGGCCGCAAATACGGGAAAATGCCAAAACAACTACTATTTGTAAGTACGTTCGTGCTATGTCTTATCCTTTGTACCACCAATGCCTGGTCGCAAACAACACAGGCTTCTTTTATCGGGAAAATAACCGACACAGAGAACAAGCCATTAGCCAATGCAAGTGTGCTCATCAAAAATGAATCTACAGGTTTTACTTCTACCACAGTAACCAATGCAAAAGGTGATTATGTGTTTAAAGAGCTTCCGCTGGGAGGACCTTATTATGTGCAGGTTACTTTTGTTGGATACGGCGAACAAAAAAAGCCAGGTTACATGCTCAGCCAGGGTGATGTGGTTACGGTCAACTTTGAGCTGGTCAATAGTGCCACAGAGATCGGTGCGGTAACCGTAACGGCTTCTTCCAATCGGACTAAAGGGAAAATTGAGAACATTGGCGCTGCCACTGCCATCTCTTCCCGGTTAATGACCAAAATGCCTGTGAATGGGCGCAACTTCACTACCTTAATGGACCTTTCTCCCTTAAGCAGGGGCGGTAATATATCCGGTCAGTTGGGCTCTTCCACCAACTATACCATTGATGGTATGAATGCTAAAAACCCTACCTCTGCAGGCGCTACTACCAGCCGCAGTGGAGCTCCTTATAGTATATCCATTGAAGCTGTACGGGAGTTTAAAGTGGTGACCAACCAATATGATGTAACCTATGGCCGCAGTGGCGGCGGTACCGTGAGTGCAGTTACCAAATCGGGCACCAATACGCTCAGCGGTTCTGTATTTGGTTTCGGCCGGGCCAACTGGCTCTCCAGCCCTTATGATATCAGGGGTAATAAAAGGAACAATGATTATTCTACTTACCAATACGGCTTTTCATTGGGGGGGCCGATCATTAAAGACAAGCTGCATTTCTTTGTAGCCTGGGACCACCAGCAAGATCTGCGTTCGCTGGTTATTGCCGATGTACGGTCGGCCGCAGATGAAACCCGGTTCAATGTGACCAGGACAACACTTGATTCTGTAGTCATGATCGCGCGTGATCAATATGGTGTTTCCAAAACACAACCGCAGTATGGATCATTTGATAAAAAACGTAATTCAGATGCTGCTTTTCTGCGCCTGGACTGGCAGATCAACAGGAAAAACCTGCTTACCATCCGCAACAACCTCACCAATGATGTGAACAAGCTGGGTCTTGTAGATAATACCGCCATCAATTTATATGAATCTACCGGTAATGACTTCAACTTCGATAATAGCTTCCTGGTTACCCTCCGCTCTGCCATTAATTCAAAATTGACCAATGAACTGAAGGTACAGCACCTGTATACTTACCAGAGCAGTGAACCCGGCGATGCATTGCCGAAGCAAAATATTCCAAGAGCTATTGTTGAGCGTTCAGTTTCTTCTATTGGAGGAGCTAACCGTACTACCAATATTCAGATAGGCGGTCATCGTTTTGCCCAGGAATGGTTTAAGAACAATGTATTCCAGCTCGTTAATAATCTCTATTACAACACCAATACCATCAGGTATACCTTTGGCGTTGACTTCATGTACACCCGCGCCCGGTCACTGTATGGCAGTGAAGTAAATGGCCGTTACCATTACGACAGTATCAGGAACTTCCTGAACAATACGCCTT comes from the Paraflavitalea devenefica genome and includes:
- a CDS encoding TonB-dependent receptor, with product MPKQLLFVSTFVLCLILCTTNAWSQTTQASFIGKITDTENKPLANASVLIKNESTGFTSTTVTNAKGDYVFKELPLGGPYYVQVTFVGYGEQKKPGYMLSQGDVVTVNFELVNSATEIGAVTVTASSNRTKGKIENIGAATAISSRLMTKMPVNGRNFTTLMDLSPLSRGGNISGQLGSSTNYTIDGMNAKNPTSAGATTSRSGAPYSISIEAVREFKVVTNQYDVTYGRSGGGTVSAVTKSGTNTLSGSVFGFGRANWLSSPYDIRGNKRNNDYSTYQYGFSLGGPIIKDKLHFFVAWDHQQDLRSLVIADVRSAADETRFNVTRTTLDSVVMIARDQYGVSKTQPQYGSFDKKRNSDAAFLRLDWQINRKNLLTIRNNLTNDVNKLGLVDNTAINLYESTGNDFNFDNSFLVTLRSAINSKLTNELKVQHLYTYQSSEPGDALPKQNIPRAIVERSVSSIGGANRTTNIQIGGHRFAQEWFKNNVFQLVNNLYYNTNTIRYTFGVDFMYTRARSLYGSEVNGRYHYDSIRNFLNNTPYRFFREVPLMADPSVTSSIYNLGAYGQLQTKLAKGVDVTVGLRLDYSHYPTSPFNQLVYDELGLRTDNKLQSFIVQPRFQLTWDVNEKHTDYIRAGAGVFASDINNYMIINNLTFDGKHYGTVDVRAPNIPTPDFVAFRNNPALTPTLAAFQVPTINTNGPDVKIPVVYKANISYTRFITERLKVGVTGYMTLGRNNYLYVDRNMSKEPLFRLTSEDNRGVYVPLESMPDNGQGDWLQGRISKKLGRVLELNSTGKVNQFAVVMDANWQYYKDGEVSVSYTWNDAKDNISYNGNVANTSTLSLPVKDDPRDVSNITYSDNQFRHKVVFYATSPTLWGFSMGVRYSGIGGTRYSLLSGVNSNADFVTTNDLAYIFDMKGSATPEAIKKGLQAILDNPSASPSLKDYITKYSGKIAERNGGINGFYGVFDLRLSKKFSFSQNKQQGLEVSMDLFNVANLLNKTWGAYKNLSTQALYNSKSFDRTNQRYNYGVNTAGVVTPSGDPYQFQLGVRYSF
- a CDS encoding N-6 DNA methylase, producing MLDTQTKRRIDDCRDILVGKLPDPKAQIEQITIGLIYKFMDDMDKEAVELGGQAKFFSDYKVPDPEFPNNSSKDKVVEFSKYAWDKLMHPKVTAIEMLTLYSEAIEGMEKNPNIPQLFRDIFNNAYLPYRDPETLKLFLKTIGEFEYTHSEKLGDAFEYLLSVMGSQGDAGQFRTPRHIIDFLVAIIDPDKTDTILDPACGTAGFLISAYKHILLKYSKDNRQGLNIYEYNKLQNKPFNNLGDQLTPDDRKKLIQNFVGYDISPDMVRLSLVNLYLHGFNTPKIHEYDTLSSEERWRESFDVVLANPPFMSPKGGIRPHKKFTISSNRSEVLFVDYIAEHLNPRGKAGIIVPEGIIFQSGTAYKDLRKMLVENHLYAVVSLPAGVFNPYSGVKTSILLMDKEVAKKREEILFIKIDNDGYNLGAQRTAVKGGQLEEAIKVTQKFFETGEFEETSIAHLVPKAEIAKNRDFNLSGERYKTIQDLSGTAFDIVKIGDVFKTSSGGTPLKDKEEYYKNGNIPWLRSGEVAQGFITSSELYITEEGLKNSSAKIFPINTVLVAMYGATAGQVGILKFEASTNQAVCGILPNDKAIPEYLYLILKSQKDYLISLSGGGAQPNISQTIIRDLQIPLPPLSIQEEIVAEIEDYQKIIDGAKAVVANYKPKIDIDPNWGLKKMGDISEFKNGLNFTKSSSGELIKVFGVGNFKNHLIAPLEDLEVVQINENLNDNYLLQKGDILFVRSNGNKDLVGRSVVIPEVNERISFSGFTIRCRLQFDIEPLFIGYLLKSDFHSKLMKTVGQGANIRNLSQGILNDIEVPIPPREIQIEIANRLNKEQDLVNANKQLIEIFEQKIKDKIAKVWGETL
- a CDS encoding peptidylprolyl isomerase is translated as MKNSLWGLLMLFSAPVFAQPSVIDEFKKINTLDQAQKYVDAHPELKPAILRLSAGKDSALIDKRLLRQKKGDVFSVGYVTYKVIESEESVKYRAQYIFLDGGSLSSSQVDSLKKLIVQKANSGAPFEKLSDEYTMDGNTTRGDTDWFFGELMFPKEFQDAVAAHKKGEIFFVDVSEKQWHYIIKKTYDDDLRKDIVVLRANGR
- a CDS encoding SIR2 family protein, producing MIELQNIIEQHPRVAFLIGNGPNLAANIMPSWKDLLTSAADRPIAFQVDGLTNTEVYDLVELHSENGHDVKERVKIKLELLPTFNLDIHRRLMELARMHNSPVLTTNFDESFEKSINAQLFHIDSKGFTRFYPWKTYYGHQQLTLPTDGFGIWKIHGDVRYKDSIRLGLTDYMGSAERARKLIHNGDDRLFNGKRQEYWQGHQTWLHVWFNLPIVIFGLGYGIDEVFLRWLLIERRKYLNIYNGPMEVYYISKGTPAPAINNLMKNLGVETRLINDYSELYG
- a CDS encoding DUF6602 domain-containing protein — encoded protein: MESFEQYHHYSQNLLLAQHEVSEIIKHTLTRGEVREDFIIQYLTKSIQNCQAFLKRGFINLDKVDQSGQADILLVKEFAEIIDLGNRGNVIVNPEDCLMIVEVKSTLTGTYLNELNVEAQRIKTANPNIICGMFAYKSEIEKKTIMKRCGYDFDLDTKTYFDSVKEPSPIFYPYIDFILLLDKVEEEEIEEGLEMQGRNQLFMRKGLELDARYFKGTHDPVIRNLVGLVRSLLIR